In Neofelis nebulosa isolate mNeoNeb1 chromosome 10, mNeoNeb1.pri, whole genome shotgun sequence, one DNA window encodes the following:
- the PLET1 gene encoding placenta-expressed transcript 1 protein, giving the protein MAILGSTLLPLGLFLCFGLLCSASSAGEIDKCMFFSEVTTTGPGIMVNSDVYDSNRNYTVWVPVNANISSVVLRAVDENNTSLGLWEKADKLCNSSALYHLENLNDKLFTANWVSPNSENITTIELQAFAINFYNMATFSSLQLRRKEMTSSQISTTRTTPSPNPMTGHISTTRTTPSPNPMTGHISTTRTTPRPSPMTRHISTTRTTPRLTPRTTSLANKTFLCPITSAIQILIVFLTSKLLS; this is encoded by the exons ATGGCAATCCTTGGCTCCACACTGCTGCCACTCGGGCTGTTTCTATGCTTCGGACTGCTGTGTTCTGCCAGCTCTGCAGGTGAAATTGACAAATGCATGTTCTTCAGTGAGGTCACCACCACTGGCCCAGGCATCATGGTCAATTCAGATGTCTATGACAGCAACAGAAACTACACAG TATGGGTTCCTGTGAATGCCAATATCAGCTCTGTGGTCCTGCGAGCAGTGGATGAGAACAACACCTCACTAGGCCTCTGGGAAAAAGCAGACAAGCTTTGCAACAGCAGCGCCCTGTATCACCTGGAGAACTTGAATGACAAGCTCTTCACAGCAAACTGGGTATCTCCTAACTCCGAAAACATAACCACAATCGAGCTACA AGCCTTTGCTATCAATTTCTACAACATGGctacattttcttctctgcaaCTAAGAAGAAAAG agATGACCAGCTCCCAGATATCCACAACCAGGACAACCCCAAGCCCAAACCCAATGACAGGACACATCTCCACAACCAGGACAACCCCAAGCCCAAACCCAATGACAGGACACATCTCCACAACCAGGACAACCCCAAGGCCAAGCCCAATGACAAGACATATCTCCACAACCAGGACAACCCCACGCCTGACTCCAAGGACAACCAGCTTGGCCAACAAAACCTTCCTCTGCCCCATCACAAGTGCCATTCAGATCCTGATAGTCTTTCTCACCAGCAAACTCCTCTCCTAG
- the PTS gene encoding 6-pyruvoyl tetrahydrobiopterin synthase isoform X1 codes for MQCGQADPHGPKWPEAEQTLERKTLRPHPRFLTAGRFTYLIPALAVQETDRTGRFTASGPAEGASRSAEPRARPRAPAALRSRGTLGLSPRRTEPGGNAMSAAGAGVGGRRWARLSRLVSFSATHRLHSKCLSKEENLKLYGKCNNPNGHGHNYKVVVTVHGEIDPLTGMVMNMTDLKEYMEEAIMKPLDHKNLDLDVPYFADIVSTTENVAVYIWENLQKFLPMGVLYKVKVYETDNNVVVYKGE; via the exons ATGCAGTGTGGCCAGGCTGACCCTCACGGCCCGAAGTGGCCTGAGGCTGAGCAGACCTTGGAACGAAAGACACTGAGACCTCACCCACGTTTTCTGACTGCTGGTAGGTTTACCTACCTTATCCCCGCTCTTGCTGTCCAAGAGACTGACAGGACGGGACGCTTTACTGCCTCCGGGCCAGCAGAGGGAGCCAGCCGCAGCGCGGAGCCGAGAGCGCGTCCCAGGGCGCCGGCCGCACTGCGCAGCCGCGGAACGCTCGGCCTATCCCCGCGGCGAACCGAACCGGGAGGCAACGCGATGAGCGCGGCTGGCGCGGGCGTGGGCGGTCGCCGCTGGGCGCGACTGTCCCGCCTCGTCTCCTTCAGCGCGACCCACCGGCTCCACAG caaatgtCTGAGtaaggaagaaaatttgaaactGTATGGGAAATGCAACAATCCAAATGGCCATGGGCACAATTATAAAG TTGTGGTGACAGTTCATGGAGAG ATTGATCCTCTTACAGGCATGGTTATGAATATGACCGACCTCAAAGAGTACATGGAG GAGGCAATTATGAAGCCCCTTGATCATAAGAATCTGGATCTAGATGTGCCATACTTTGCAGATATTGTAAG CACGACAGAAAATGTAGCTGTATATATCTGGGAAAACCTCCAGAAATTTCTTCCTATGGGAGTTCTTTATAAAGTAAAAGTATATGAAACTGACAATAATGTTGTCGTCTATAAAGGAGAGTAG
- the PTS gene encoding 6-pyruvoyl tetrahydrobiopterin synthase isoform X2, producing MQCGQADPHGPKWPEAEQTLERKTLRPHPRFLTAGRFTYLIPALAVQETDRTGRFTASGPAEGASRSAEPRARPRAPAALRSRGTLGLSPRRTEPGGNAMSAAGAGVGGRRWARLSRLVSFSATHRLHSKCLSKEENLKLYGKCNNPNGHGHNYKVVVTVHGEIDPLTGMVMNMTDLKEYMEEAIMKPLDHKNLDLDVPYFADIVSSIEGGRREGRGQRREEKDQELQDGLKLEMTACERFG from the exons ATGCAGTGTGGCCAGGCTGACCCTCACGGCCCGAAGTGGCCTGAGGCTGAGCAGACCTTGGAACGAAAGACACTGAGACCTCACCCACGTTTTCTGACTGCTGGTAGGTTTACCTACCTTATCCCCGCTCTTGCTGTCCAAGAGACTGACAGGACGGGACGCTTTACTGCCTCCGGGCCAGCAGAGGGAGCCAGCCGCAGCGCGGAGCCGAGAGCGCGTCCCAGGGCGCCGGCCGCACTGCGCAGCCGCGGAACGCTCGGCCTATCCCCGCGGCGAACCGAACCGGGAGGCAACGCGATGAGCGCGGCTGGCGCGGGCGTGGGCGGTCGCCGCTGGGCGCGACTGTCCCGCCTCGTCTCCTTCAGCGCGACCCACCGGCTCCACAG caaatgtCTGAGtaaggaagaaaatttgaaactGTATGGGAAATGCAACAATCCAAATGGCCATGGGCACAATTATAAAG TTGTGGTGACAGTTCATGGAGAG ATTGATCCTCTTACAGGCATGGTTATGAATATGACCGACCTCAAAGAGTACATGGAG GAGGCAATTATGAAGCCCCTTGATCATAAGAATCTGGATCTAGATGTGCCATACTTTGCAGATATTGTAAG CTCCATAGAAGGAggtaggagagaaggaagaggacagagaagggaggagaaggaccAGGAGCTCCAGGATGGTTTGAAGTTGGAGATGACAGCCTGTGAAAG GTTTGGCTGA